The DNA sequence TCAAAAAAGCCGAAAACAGAGAACTATTCAAAAAGGCAATGCATAAAATAGGGCTGGATTTACCCAGAAGCGACAAAGCGCACAGCTTAAAAGAAGCCTTAGAGGTGGTCGAAGAAATCGGAATTCCCGTAATTATAAGACCAAGTTTCACATTGGGAGGAACAGGCGGAGCAGTCGCATACAATATAGAAGAATTCAAACGATTAGCTAAGACAGGTCTTGAATCGAGCATGATTAGCCAAATATTAATTGAAGAATCCGTCATCGGATGGAAAGAATTCGAATTGGAAGTTATGCGAGACGTAAAAGACAATGTTGTTATTATATGTTCTATAGAAAATTTTGACCCTATGGGGGTTCATACAGGTGATTCAATTACGGTTGCTCCCATACAAACTTTAACAGACAAAGAATATCAAAACATGCGTGATGCCTCAATTGCATGCATCAGAGAAATAGGTGTAGAAACAGGCGGTTCCAATGTTCAATTTGCGGTTAATCCGGATAACGGACGAATGGTAGTTATTGAAATGAATCCCCGTGTATCAAGAAGTTCCGCATTGGCCTCCAAAGCAACAGGATTTCCCATTGCAAAAATAGCCGCAAAACTTGCCATAGGATATACGCTGGATGAAATTCCCAATGACATCACAAAAGAAACTCCCGCGTGTTTTGAACCAACAATCGATTATTGCGTAGTTAAGATACCACGATTTACTTTCGAAAAATTCTCCGAAGCGAACGCTACTCTAACCGTATCCATGAAATCCGTAGGCGAGGCAATGGCAATCGGACGAACATTCAAAGAAGCGTTGCAAAAAGGATTAAGGTCTTTGGAAATAGGAGTAGACGGTCTTATGGATTTAAAATTTCAAGTTAGCGAAATTCAACTTTTCGAAAAGTTAAGAACTCCAAACGCCGAGAGAATTTTTTATATAAAATACGCATTAAAGAACGGTATGAATATAGACGATATTTATAAACATACTCAAATTGACAGATGGTTTTTACATAACATCCAAGAAATTGTAGAATTGGAAAAACAAATAACAGATTCCAGACAACAGATTTCAGACAACAGAAATCAGAAAATTAAAAATAAAAAACAAAAAGATATGTCATCTGATGTCCGTCCTCTGTCTTCTGATTTGTTATTGAAAGCTAAACAATTCGGGTTCAGCGACAAACAACTTGCAAGGATGCTAAAAACAGAGGAAGAAATTATTAGAAATTTACGTAATAAATTAAATATTAAAGCTGTATATAAATTGGTCGATACCTGCGGTGCAGAATTTGAAGCTTACACACCATATTACTATTCTACCTATGAAAAAGAAAACGAAAGCTGTAATTAAAGAATATGTTGCGATTCTGGATTTTGGTTCGCAATACACGCAATTAATCGCTCGCAGAGTAAGAGAGTGTAAAATCTATTCCGAAATATTCCCATATACCGTCTCCCTTAAAAAAATTATCGCGGACAAACCCAAGGCTATCATTCTATCCGGCGGGCCGGCAACAGTTACCTTGAGCAAGAGTCCGACTATATCAAAGCAGATATTCGAACTTGGGATTCCCGTATTAGGCATATGCTACGGCATGCAACTTATGGCAAAATTATTTGACGGTAAAGTGAAGCGTTCTCCAAACCGCGAATATGGAAATGCAAAATTAAACATAGCAAAATCCGACAAAATTTTTAGCGGACTTAGCAAAAACTTCACCGTCTGGATGAGCCATGGGGACCAAGTACTGACTCTTCCCAAAGATTTCAAGGCAATCGCATACAGTTCAAACGCCAAAATAGCAGCAATACAGAATAAAACAAAAAAATTATACGGCGTCCAGTTTCATCCTGAGGTAGTCCATACTCCTCAAGGTTTAAAAATAATAGATAATTTCTTAAAGAAAATATGCGGATGTTCTGCCAGCTGGACAATAAGTTCATTTATTAAAAATTCCGTAAAAGATATAAGAAAAGAAGTGGGAAACAACCGCGTTATTTGCGCTTTAAGCGGCGGAGTAGATTCTTCCGTATTGGCAATTCTTCTGCATAAAGCAATAGGGAAGAGACTTTCATGTGTTTTTGTTGATAACGGCTTATTACGAAAAAATGAAGCGGCGCAAATTGTTAAAAAATTTAAACAGCAGTATAAACTAAATCTAATTCATGTCGATGCAAGTAAAAGATTTATAAAAGAATTAAAAGGTGTCATTGATCCTGAGGAAAAACGGCATATTATCGGTAAGGAATTCATAAAAGTATTTGAAGCCGAGGCAAAGAAATCAGGTAAAATAAAATTTTTGGCGCAAGGAACTCTTTATCCCGATGTAGTAGAATCTCAGTCCGTATTTGGAGGGCCTTCTGCCACAATAAAATCACACCATAATGTCGGAGGACTGCCCAAGAATATGCAATTTAAACTTATTGAACCATTCAGATCCTTATTCAAAGACGAAGTAAGAAAAGTCGGAGAAGAACTAAAACTTCCAGAAAACATAATATGGAGGCAACCTTTTCCCGGACCCGGATTGGCGGTAAGAATAATAGGAGAAATAACCGAAGAAAGAATAAATATCTTAAAAGAAGCTGATTCAAGAATTCAGGATGAAATAAAAGCCGCAGGTCTTTATAAAGAAATCTGGCAATCTTTCGGAGTCCTTCTTCCGATTAAAACAGTCGGGGTTATGGGGGACGAACGAACTTATGAAAATGTTATTACTATAAGAGCCGTAACAAGTCAGGACGGCATGACTGCAGATTGGGTAAAATTGCCGTATGAATTACTGGGTAAAATTTCCAACAGAATAATTAATGAAGTTAAAGGTGTAAACAGAGTGGTTTATGATATTTCAAGTAAACCGCCGGCAACAATTGAATGGGAATAACAAACTACAGAAAATAGAAATACGGTAGATATACGATAGAAATATGGTAGAAATATATAACAAGATGCAGGTAGGCAATTTATTTCCATTATATTTCAATGTATTTCGATTTATTTCTTTCTTATTTTATCGAACGAAGTGAGGTAAATATGATAGCAATAATTGACTACGGGATGGGAAATTTAAGAAGTGTTAGCAAAGCTCTGGAATCTGTCGGCGCAAAAACTATAGTCACAAATAAACCCGAAGACATAAAATCCGCCGATGCAGTAATCCTGCCAGGAGTTGGCGCATTTTACAGAGGCATGGAAAATCTAAAGGATAAAAAACTTTTGCCCGTTATATCCGAAGCTGTAAAAAGCAAAAAGCCCTTTTTGGGCATTTGCTTAGGATTACAACTCTTATTCACAGAAAGCGAAGAACACGGTATATCCAAAGGATTGGGGCTAATAAAAGGACGCGTTAAAAAATTCTCCTCCGGCTTAAAAATTCCACATATGGGATGGAACCAAATAAGACTAAAGACCGAAGACCAAAGACCAAAGACCATAAACTTATTTAAAGATATACCGGATGAAAGTTATTTTTACTTCGTGCATTCTTATTACGTAGAGCCTGAAGACAAAAACACTATTATTGCTACTACCAATTATGGCGAAAATTTTGTTTCGGCAATAAATAAAGATAATATATGGGGTGTCCAATTTCACCCCGAAAAAAGCTCGGATTTGGGATTAAAAATTTTAAAAAATTTCGTTGAATCAATAAAAAAATAATGTTAGCCCCGTTAGAAATATTTTAACGGGAGGAAAAGATAACAAATGGAAAAAGAAACTAAATTTCTAACAGGGTTAGCAAAAAGAATAATACCCTGCTTAGACGTAAAAGGCGGACGTGTTGTAAAAGGCATTAAGTTCCGTGAACACCGTGACGCCGGCGATCCTGTAGAACTTGCCTTTTTTTATAATAAAGAGGGTGCTGATGAGCTGGTATTCTACGACATTACAGCATCCAGTGATGAGCGTTCCATAATGCTTGATGTGGTTCGGCGAACAGCTAACCAGCTTTTTATACCCCTTACCGTAGGTGGCGGTCTGCGTACTGTGGATGACATGAACCAAATGCTGAAAGCCGGAGCGGACAAAATATCTATTAATACCGCAGCAGTAATGAACCCCAAATTGATATCAGAGGGCGCGCAACGCTTCGGCAGTCAATGCATAGTGCTTGGAATGGATGCCAAGCGTATCCCCGATTCAAATCCAGTTCGCTGGATTATTCACACTCATACAGGCGCGGACGGAGGACATTCCGCAGGTCTGGATGCAATAGACTGGGCAAAACAGGCAGTGGAACTGGGAGCGGGCGAGATTGTGGTAAACAGTATTGATGCCGATGGCACTAAAAAGGGATATGACCTGGAGTTGCTACGCGCTATTTCAGAAAATGTTTCAGTCCCTGTAGTTGCCAGCGGCGGAGCAGGTAATTTAGACCATCTTGCCGAAGCCCTGACTAAAGGCAAAGCCGATGCAGTCCTCGCCGCTTCAATCTTTCATTATGGCGAATATTCAATTAAAGAAGCAAAAGAATATCTTAAAAAGAAGGGAATTCTTGTAAGAATATAATAGTAACCAGTAACCTGTGTACTGTAACCAGAAAAATATGAAAGAAAATTTCCAGTTCGATTTTGAAAAGTTGAGTGTATATCTATGTAGATTTTTAACTGTGAACTGTAAACTGGTTACTGTTAACTAACCGAGCATAAGCGAGGTAAACGTGTGCGGAATATTTGGAATATACGGTCATAAAGATGCATCTCGGCTCACCTATCTGGGGCTTTATGCTCTCCAGCATCGCGGTGAAGAAAGCGCCGGCATAGTTTCCGCTAACGGTGGCGGCAAAGTAAAATCCCATAATGGTATGGGGCTTGTATCCGATGTCTTCAAGGAAAAAACCATAAAATCTCTTCACGGAAATGTAGCAGTTGGTCATGTCCGTTATTCAACAACCGGTTCAAGCATTTCCAAAAACATACAGCCGTTTCTTGTAGCTCACCGAAAAGGTCATATAGCAATTGCTCATAACGGCAATCTCGTAAACACTAAACAATTGCGACACGGGATGGAGAACAAGGGATCCATTTTCCAAACCTCAATGGATTCGGAGCTTGTAGTCCACCTAATTGCGAAATCGGATAAAAAAGATAAGAAACACATTATTATAGAGGCCCTATCACAACTTGAAGGCGCTTATTCAATAATTCTAATGATGAACAATACATTAATCGGAGCAAGAGACCCTTACGGATTTAGACCCCTTTGCGTAGGCAAACTTGACGGGGCATATGTACTGGCAAGCGAAACCTGCGCATTAGATTTAATACAGGCAAAATATGTCCGCGATATAGAACCAGGCGAGATTGTGTTTATTGACAACCAAGGACTTCGCTCCATTAAACCTTTCCCGCCCCAAAAACACGCATCCTGTATATTTGAATACATATATTTCTCAAGACCTGACAGTAATATATTCGAAAAAAACGTTTACTTGACAAGAAAGCGATTAGGCAAACAGCTTGCAAAAGAACATCCCGTCAAAGCCGATTTAATAATGCCTATCCCAGACTCAGGCAACTACGCAGCGCTCGGTTTC is a window from the bacterium genome containing:
- the hisF gene encoding imidazole glycerol phosphate synthase subunit HisF; the protein is MEKETKFLTGLAKRIIPCLDVKGGRVVKGIKFREHRDAGDPVELAFFYNKEGADELVFYDITASSDERSIMLDVVRRTANQLFIPLTVGGGLRTVDDMNQMLKAGADKISINTAAVMNPKLISEGAQRFGSQCIVLGMDAKRIPDSNPVRWIIHTHTGADGGHSAGLDAIDWAKQAVELGAGEIVVNSIDADGTKKGYDLELLRAISENVSVPVVASGGAGNLDHLAEALTKGKADAVLAASIFHYGEYSIKEAKEYLKKKGILVRI
- a CDS encoding amidophosphoribosyltransferase; this encodes MCGIFGIYGHKDASRLTYLGLYALQHRGEESAGIVSANGGGKVKSHNGMGLVSDVFKEKTIKSLHGNVAVGHVRYSTTGSSISKNIQPFLVAHRKGHIAIAHNGNLVNTKQLRHGMENKGSIFQTSMDSELVVHLIAKSDKKDKKHIIIEALSQLEGAYSIILMMNNTLIGARDPYGFRPLCVGKLDGAYVLASETCALDLIQAKYVRDIEPGEIVFIDNQGLRSIKPFPPQKHASCIFEYIYFSRPDSNIFEKNVYLTRKRLGKQLAKEHPVKADLIMPIPDSGNYAALGFAEASNIPYEIGMIRNHYIGRTFIQPSQFIRDFKVKIKLNPIKDVLKGKRIVIIEDSIVRGTTSRIRVKTLREAGAKEVHMRVSCPPLISPCFYGIDFPTKKELIASNRTIESIKNFIGLDSLKYLSLEGMLKSMLLPKEEFCTACFTGNYPIKLSKKVSKKMLEKN
- the guaA gene encoding glutamine-hydrolyzing GMP synthase; amino-acid sequence: MKKKTKAVIKEYVAILDFGSQYTQLIARRVRECKIYSEIFPYTVSLKKIIADKPKAIILSGGPATVTLSKSPTISKQIFELGIPVLGICYGMQLMAKLFDGKVKRSPNREYGNAKLNIAKSDKIFSGLSKNFTVWMSHGDQVLTLPKDFKAIAYSSNAKIAAIQNKTKKLYGVQFHPEVVHTPQGLKIIDNFLKKICGCSASWTISSFIKNSVKDIRKEVGNNRVICALSGGVDSSVLAILLHKAIGKRLSCVFVDNGLLRKNEAAQIVKKFKQQYKLNLIHVDASKRFIKELKGVIDPEEKRHIIGKEFIKVFEAEAKKSGKIKFLAQGTLYPDVVESQSVFGGPSATIKSHHNVGGLPKNMQFKLIEPFRSLFKDEVRKVGEELKLPENIIWRQPFPGPGLAVRIIGEITEERINILKEADSRIQDEIKAAGLYKEIWQSFGVLLPIKTVGVMGDERTYENVITIRAVTSQDGMTADWVKLPYELLGKISNRIINEVKGVNRVVYDISSKPPATIEWE
- the carB gene encoding carbamoyl-phosphate synthase large subunit codes for the protein MPKRTDIKKILIIGAGPIVIGQACEFDYSGTQACKVLKAEGFHVILLNSNPATIMTDPITADKTYIEPITPEIVQRIIEKEKPDAILPTLGGQTALNVTVQVAEMGIFDKYNVEVIGANIQAIKKAENRELFKKAMHKIGLDLPRSDKAHSLKEALEVVEEIGIPVIIRPSFTLGGTGGAVAYNIEEFKRLAKTGLESSMISQILIEESVIGWKEFELEVMRDVKDNVVIICSIENFDPMGVHTGDSITVAPIQTLTDKEYQNMRDASIACIREIGVETGGSNVQFAVNPDNGRMVVIEMNPRVSRSSALASKATGFPIAKIAAKLAIGYTLDEIPNDITKETPACFEPTIDYCVVKIPRFTFEKFSEANATLTVSMKSVGEAMAIGRTFKEALQKGLRSLEIGVDGLMDLKFQVSEIQLFEKLRTPNAERIFYIKYALKNGMNIDDIYKHTQIDRWFLHNIQEIVELEKQITDSRQQISDNRNQKIKNKKQKDMSSDVRPLSSDLLLKAKQFGFSDKQLARMLKTEEEIIRNLRNKLNIKAVYKLVDTCGAEFEAYTPYYYSTYEKENESCN
- the hisH gene encoding imidazole glycerol phosphate synthase subunit HisH gives rise to the protein MIAIIDYGMGNLRSVSKALESVGAKTIVTNKPEDIKSADAVILPGVGAFYRGMENLKDKKLLPVISEAVKSKKPFLGICLGLQLLFTESEEHGISKGLGLIKGRVKKFSSGLKIPHMGWNQIRLKTEDQRPKTINLFKDIPDESYFYFVHSYYVEPEDKNTIIATTNYGENFVSAINKDNIWGVQFHPEKSSDLGLKILKNFVESIKK